From the genome of Phoenix dactylifera cultivar Barhee BC4 chromosome 17, palm_55x_up_171113_PBpolish2nd_filt_p, whole genome shotgun sequence:
GTTAAGGCTAACTCGTAAAACATCAAATTTAAGTAAAAATTAGAGGAAGAATGTGTacaactcaaaaaggagttgTTCAAGTTTTAAATGAAATTTCAGTGTCTTAGCATTTAGactaataacatattaatatcattacaatttcttttttctaaaatgTCAGATTGAGTTCAGTGCTATGAATGGATTGCCTTGATACCAACAGCTGTTGATCATAATGCTGGTGGGGCACATAATGAAGCTTTAGTTTACACATTTTTTTCTAGTGGAATGAATCAAAAACCAGCTTCTTTCAGCTAATCAGCTTTGTTTATATTTCATTCCCATCCCAAACAATAAGAATAATTGCAAATGGTGAAAGCTTGTAAACTTTAATGCTTTATTGTCTGACCAGGTGCTCAatttcttttgcaaaatattaatATTGTGTTCCCATACTTGTATTCATTTGCTATTTTTCCATGATCTGGGTAGAACTCTTAATTTTGCATTCCAGATTACTTAATGAAATGGTATGAGATTCATTGATACTTCTCAAAGTGATGTGATTCCTTAGTTCTTTATGATAGATCTGTCCACACTGGCCTGTCAAACTTTCAATATCTTATGTTTGCCTTTATGGTCTGATCTATTTGTAATCATGTCTTCAAAGCAGTACTTATTTCTTATCCTCTTTTGGTAACATTGTCCAGGTTGAATATGATCCCAAGTTGATTCAATTCAAGCAGCTTTTGGATGTCTTTTGGGCTAGTCATGATCCTAGGCAGGTTTTCGGCCAAGGACCAGATGTAGGAAACCAGTATAGGTAAATGAActcttaaagaaagaaaaaagagatctCAAACTTCTCATAGTGTTTGACATtctaaaaagggaaaaaaaggagcTTTTCAAACTGAGAAATATCAATGTTGAATCTATAGCAGCCGCTAAAATGACACTTATAGCTGAGCACTCCTTGAGGAGTATGGACCACATTTACATTAATACCTATCCCAGGAGCAAGCAAATAATCTGGATTATCTAATTGACATCACACTTTTCGAAAGTTGATAAAAATATTGCAAAAGTTGGAAAAGTTTAATCAATTAGAACATGAAGTCATTTCTTGTAACACAAGACCTGCATACTCCATATCTTTCAGTTCTAGGCTTAAGCGTACAGGTACATATGCAGATATAATCAAGGGAGAGATGTAGATTttgatgttcatataatatctgATATAACCTAAATGTTTGAGAATCAtctgattgatttttttttaaaattcgaTCCCTCTTAAACAAGGACTCTCCTTACTCTGCAGATCAATTATCTTCACAAATGGAACGCTAGAGGCTAGATTAGCTGCCGCAAGCAAAGAAAGGGAACAGACCAAGAGTAGGGGCAGTATTGTGACTACACAAATCCAACAACTAGGAACATTCTATCCTGCTGAATCTGAACACCAGGTATTTTCCTTTTAGCTTTAGTTTTTGAATACTCTAACAGAAGGTTCAAATGTTTTCTGCCTGAGAATATGTGATCTTTGTGATGCTTTTATCTTTATCACACAAAATGATATTGCATTTTATTTTCATTAAtttgttttaaataaaaaaagggaagTCCAATGCGGGCTGCGGGTTCTGGAAAGGGTCAGATGTGCGCAGCTTTAACCTTATATGCAAACATGCCGTTTCATATTTTGAACCCGTGAACTCCAATGTCATAATAGAGCAACATTACCATTGTGCCATATTAATTGTTTTAAATTCAGTGTTTATCACCTAGTGCTGTACTTGGTGAACTTCTTGATTGTTAGCCTCCTGAAAATTTCATGGAAGACTGAAAGTTTGGTTGCAAACAAGATAATCGATATGTAATTCCTGTGCTGTTTCTTTGTTGAAAAAACATAAAACTGAAAAAAGTGCAGTTGAtaagtttttaaattaatcTGTTGCATGTCCATATAAGTTAGAAACAACTTGGGACTTGCCACATAAGTATTGAATATAAACAATTTGAGTATCCTGCCAGGTACGACTCGCCATGTATTTGGATGAGTTGACTTTAACTTGCTTCTCTTctaaaacaacatgtatgaagTTTAAACTAACAAATAAAGAAGCCAAGCTTTTTCTCACATTTTCCTTTGTGGTTTTTGTATGTTTCACATGGAAAGGGAACCATGCTTGGGAGTTGTTCCTAAACTAGTTTAACTCAAAACAACTTCAtggtttttttttccaaagtcACATGTTTTGAGCATTTCTTTGTTCCCTCAATGTTGATGACAGAACCAGAATGCTCTTAGCACTAGCCAATTTAGTGAGGAAATAAGCACCCACTAGCATGAAAGTAGTGGATACAGACATTCTCTTCTAgagttttaattatttttactgCTACTAAGCATTCCTTTATTTCTGGTGTCCCCCAAAAGGGATTATTTAAGCCTGTCATTTTCTGATAGCTGAGAGGCAGTTTGTGATGGAGATAGCTAGCTCAGAAAAGGCATCCTAAAAAGAGTTTATGGCAGACTGCAACTAATAATTATAGAACCTCTGCTCAACGCTGCCATAAAGTATTATTCAGGTAGCAAGCCTGGTCTGTTAATAATCTTTGAACCACCATCCACCATTTAGAAAAGTGTCTAGCTTTGGAGACATTGAGTTACCATCTGCCTTGAGATCTCAAAGTATTGACAAAACAAACTTGGTGATTGTCAATGCATCATTTATTTATGTGCATCGCTTCTTTTTAGTCCTTAATGGTTCAAACAGCAACACCAttgtcctttctttctttgttcattatttttttataaatgtaAACAGCTAAAGGTGAACATCTGGGCCAGTTATCATCTGCTTTTCCTTtgtcaatttttcttttcattcacaTAGGTATGATGTTGTTCTTCCTCTCTCTAATAGCATAAATTTTTAGACCTTCAATTGGAGCTTTTACCTCCAATTCTAGTTGCAGGAATTTCTAGGTTTTCCTTCTCTTTCATATCTGGACAGGTGGATTCAGGTGGAACTTTCCTCATTGCTGCCTTTTCCAGATTCGAGATAGAATGAAGATCTCAATTCTGGCAATGGTGGTGGTAAGGAGCTTAACTCTGATGACGGGAATATTGAGAAGCACGGGCAGTTTATTACCTAGAAGCTCTGAAATGTTGAATGAGAGGCATGGGAAGAAACACAATATATAGTTTGTTTTGGATGATGGAAAATCAGCTTGGTGTTCTATTGGGGGATTTTTGGGACAAGAGAGGTCTTGATTTGCAAACATGTCAAAGAGGGGTCTGTATATGCAGTTAATTTATGAAGGAAAGAGTTAATGGAAAAAGCCCAATAGGGATCTTTTGACAAGAATATCagcattttatcttttctattgAACCAAAAGGATAGCttgatctctttctttttcactaCTGAATAACTTAAAAAGAGTTGCTAAGTGGTTTCTAGACCTTGTCTGAAAGAATGTGGTTAGGGAACATAAGCAGCAAGAGAATGGTGGTAATAGACAAGGGAGAGGATATTGTGGTGATTAAGTTGGCCTGCTAATTGAAACTCACAAAAGACAATATGAAATGGATGGAGGTGTTTAGGTTATACAGGGTAATATGTTTTTTaacttgaaaaaaatattatagataTTGACCCAAGGATAGTGATCAGAATTACTAAGAAAATTGCAACAAAATTAGTTATGTTATAAGAAATGGGTAACAAGGGGAGAATCAGAACTACTATGGATCTTATATTTGTCTTAATTGAAGAAGgtaattagatttttttcaCAAAACTCTATCTGGTAAAAACAGGATTTGAAATGATGgtattaaattaaatataagGGAGTAAATTGAATGACACCGAGGATTCTCTTTTTAATAATTTGGGGTCCCAGAGGTTGTGTTCAGTGTGGAGTGTGGAAAAAAAAACCCTAGTTTGATGAATCTTCATTCCTGTTTTTTCAGTGGTTCAAATCACTTTATATGTTAGTCTAGAGAGGTCTTCCGAACCTTGGGTTTTTATGAAGTTATCATTTTGTTTGAAGTAGGAAACACCATAGGAGACTGGGCTTGATGTAAAGTCTGAGCATGAAAAGCAATCCAGCTAGCTGAAAGCAGGGAAGGTTAGACTAGGCTTTTAAATAGGTAACGAAGTATTCACTGTTGAGAAGATTAATTTGGTTCTTTGAAATAAGTACTAGCATGTATCTTCAGATGATCTGATATCTGTTTTCTGGTTAGAAAAGTATCTAAGCAGAGAGGAGTAGAAGGATTGGAAGGAATTTGGAGGACAACTCTAGGAGCAATGTCAAGTCTACTTCAAACCAATAAGTATTTAGCCCTTGAATGTTGACAATTCATTATAATTTCTTGGTCTTCCCAATAACCATAAAAGCGCATACAAATTCTATCCTTCATGTTGATTCTAAAATGTAACTACTGTTATATGCTAATGTGCAACAGACACCCAGGGCAACACCAATAAAAAGGTTGGTTTAGAGAGTGAGAAATGAGAAAAGGCCTAAAATATCATGGCTAGAAAGTTGGGAAAGGATTTGAGAACTGGTGCTGAAAAAGGACCTTATTCCTAATGGGATTGAATATGAAGAAACATTAATAAAGTCAGCCCAGACAATTGGCAATGGCACAAGACTTCTACAGCTCATGATTTTTACAAAAAACTATGAGCTGACCATCCACCTATTTTAACTTCTGGGTAAGATTCCAGCTCTCTGTTGCTTAATCACCTTGACAAAGACCTTACAACAAAGTAGTGAACTACCAtattatttatgaaccaaactaGACATGGATCTGGTGGTTGTAAGTTTTGACAACTTGAACAACACAGTTTTGGACATTGGTCCTATATCGGCTGATCCATTAATGTGGATGGTTCCAATTGATATAAAAATTTAGGCTATATTGTGTTATACAAACCTATTATGCAGCTGATTCAATTGTTGATTGAATGGCTTTCCATGAATAAATTATCTGACTTATGATCAGGCATGTCCTGCATGTGCCATACAGCAGATGGTTATGCATGCTTCTACGtgccttcatcagatttatgTGATAAGTTTCACCCATTTCCAATAGGCTTCTCGTGAGTCATGTGACTGTCTTTTGCCAAGCCTTAGTAGTTAGACTTAGGCCCTATTTAGTATTGCAGTTGGAGGGTTAAAAAGTACTTTCTAGAGGGCGAAAAGTTTTTTTTGGATTATTTTgagatgtttggtaaaaaatttAAAGCTCTTTATAGCCTCCAAAagctggaaaaaaaaatctatactaGGGGAGGCTCCAATTTGAAGCTTTTTGCAAAAGCTCTATTTGAGAAAACATGGAAAGTTGTTTCTATTTTTATAAAACTCTGTAGAAATGAAAATACTAATGCTAATTCTTCGTGAtatcattataataatattactatcataatataatgatattataaaatattaaaatatcaaTATAAATAATTCGAAAACTAAAAatgttatataaaaatattttttgatagtATAAATAGTTAGATAACTGAAAGAGCTATGCATTGTCTTTTATTATCATTTCTGATACTCAAAGCCCTTTCTCAATTTGGTTACCAAACATATATTTTTCACTGCACTTCACAATATAGTTATCAAAtaacaaacagctttttattaaAGCTCAATTAGCAAAAGCTTTATTGCTCCAAAACTATATAGACAAAAGCTGCAATACCAAACTGGGCCTTAATTGCATTTGGACTTGAGTGCTGCTATATGTTCACTTGCAAACCTTGGGGCCAGAAGAAAGGTTAGCTATTGTGCAATAGGCACCTACTTTATGGTAATAATTATTGCAGATATATTGGCTTCGTTGACAACAGATCTTGTCGAGTCTTGTCAAAGAGGTTCAGATGCTTGTAGTTTGCTTCTAAATTTCCTGCCTAAACCAAAACACCTGTCAGTTTGCACAGATGCTGATTTCAGTTAAAAACACTTTATGATGACCATGGTTTGTATGTTTTGCAGAAATTTGAGCTGAAACATAATCCATTTCTCCTGCAATTGATTGGAAATATGCCGGAAGAGGAACTTATGACATCAAGCCTAGCTGCAAAGCTGAATGGCTATGCTGCTGAGCTTTGCCCTCCAAGAATCCAAAAGAAGTTCGATGCGAAGATTAATGAGATACTAAAAAATGGTTGGCCCATCTTAAGGGAGGTTTAGATGTGTGGTAACAGGGTAGGTTTAGTGTGATGAAGGTTATTGCATTCCAGTCTAAAATCTTGCAGCAAACGGCCATTAGCTTTAAGGACGGTGAGCATGGGAATGGAGGTGTTATATTTATAGTTGATTCgtaatattttctctttctgtTGAATGTAGTAAACCTTCCTCAAGCTGTAAATTGATCTAGTGCTGGCTAGGTCAGTTGGGAAATAACCATGCATCAATAAAAGTCTGGAGCCCTGGCATGCTTTGCCGTAGGTAACCATGGAATAATCCTTTGTTCAAACTTCAATCTGTCACATGACCACCTATATCTAAGCTAGATGAATGAATGTATAACAGTAGGTTTCTTTTCTGGTTAAATTAGTTGATTTCAAAATCACTTGTTAAACAGTAAGGCCATGGGAACCTAAGGTTTCTAATGAAAGGTGATTAGCTGTAAATATTCGCTAGAAATAGGACTGAATGGTGTTTTGTGATTGCATCCAGTAAAAGAGCATGATACCATCCTTGAGAAAACAGATTTATGGTTGACTGAAGTTGCCACAAATTAGGATAACAAAAGAGTTAATATACAATTGGATGATGGAGGAGACAAGCAGAAAAGCTTAGTGATGGTATACGGTGAGAGAGAGCATTGTACCATCGACTACAGAAGGGATTTATGCTACGTCTGAAGTTGCCAGAgattaagagaaaaaaaaagtagataaaCAGTTAGTTGATGATGTATGAGATGAGGCAAGTTTTCACGTCCAGTTCTTTTCCCAGCCTTATCCCCTCTTAAGCGAAAGGCTATGTGATTTGAAGATGCTTTCAATCGAAGAATGGTTTCTATATGATGCATGTAGAGAACTATTTTCACTGCCTGTAATTGGACAGGTTGCAAGTCCAACTGCAGTCAGCTGTGTGTTAGACTGCTTGGGCCTTGTATTCACCATTTTTAAGTCCAGCTGAAGATAGCGAGACAATTGGTAGTATTAATTAGAGCATTATATAAGCATTATATGACACGTACATGGAATTGTAAACATATGTTCCTTAAATTACACAGGTTTCCTGGTTATATGAAACAAAGCATGCCTTTAGGCACCCAAAATCTATGCTTTTTTTAAAGTTGAAGGCTGTGGACAATCCCTGATAACCTGATAATTAACCCAAACATCCCAAAATAAGCTGGTTTTGTTACAGACAGAATGGGATTCTTTATCCGCTCAATGTTGGACATGAATACCAATCCTGGATAACTTTATAATCAAGCAGATTATGGTAGGATAAAAGATAGTGCATGAGAACTGTCAAATAGTCTCAACAGCAAGTGTTGCAATAGTGCATGACATATCAAATTTATCCAGGCCATAGGCCAAATGAACAGACAAGAATATGCTTGCGTAATAAGCTGAAAACTAGTCAAAATACTAGTAAAAGGGGGAGTAAATAACTAAATATCATGAATCATTACCATCATTTTATGCCTTTTGATAATGCAAGTGTTATAAGATTGTTTTCTGTCATACCCAGTACATAAGGTAAAGATTTGAGATtttcagaataaagaattaag
Proteins encoded in this window:
- the LOC103696935 gene encoding peptide methionine sulfoxide reductase A5 isoform X2 codes for the protein MELPSGSLFLLGFLLLFAALLDLAAAIRFPDRIPESGRRQPNQPLRVAVFALGSFWRSEATFGCLPGVVRTSVGYAGGSKTNPEYRNLGDHAESVQVEYDPKLIQFKQLLDVFWASHDPRQVFGQGPDVGNQYRSIIFTNGTLEARLAAASKEREQTKSRGSIVTTQIQQLGTFYPAESEHQIRDRMKISILAMVVVRSLTLMTGILRSTGSLLPRSSEMLNERHGKKHNI
- the LOC103696935 gene encoding peptide methionine sulfoxide reductase A5 isoform X1, encoding MELPSGSLFLLGFLLLFAALLDLAAAIRFPDRIPESGRRQPNQPLRVAVFALGSFWRSEATFGCLPGVVRTSVGYAGGSKTNPEYRNLGDHAESVQVEYDPKLIQFKQLLDVFWASHDPRQVFGQGPDVGNQYRSIIFTNGTLEARLAAASKEREQTKSRGSIVTTQIQQLGTFYPAESEHQKFELKHNPFLLQLIGNMPEEELMTSSLAAKLNGYAAELCPPRIQKKFDAKINEILKNGWPILREV